The genomic DNA AGGACTGCCCTACGCCTCGGGAGCCCGGCTTCCCATCGTCATGATGAACGCCAACCGGTCCATAGCCACACCCTGGAATATTTACGGGGATCAGATGGACGCCATGCACGTGATCAATTCAGGCTGGGTCCAGCTCTTTGTGGAGGACGCCCAGGAAGCCCTTGATATGGTTATCCAGAGCTTCAAGCTGGCGGAGAACCACGACATCCTGACGCCGGTTATGATCAATGTGGACGGTTTTGTGCTGACACATACCTATGAAAAAGTGGATATACCCGGACAGGAATTGGTGGACAGCTTTCTTCCAGCCATTGAAAAAGCTCCCCATCTGATGAACGATCAGGATCCCATGAGCCTGTGTATTTCCGCGGGAAACCAGCACTACATGGAGTTCAAGATCAAACAGCACAGGGATATGTTCAAAGTGTTCGAACAGCTGGAAAGAATCGATCGGGATTTTGAAAAATCCTTCGGCCGGAGCCACGGAGGCGCTGCTGATGGATACAGGAACGAAGATGCTGATGTGATTCTGGTCACAACCGGGTCTGTGACCGGAACGGCACGGGTTGTCGTGGACTCTCTGCGGGAAAAGGGAATTAAAGCGGGACTGGTGAAACTCAGACTGCTGAGGCCCTTCCCTTCCGATGATCTGTACGAACTGATCGGGAAAGCAAGTGCGGTCGGTATTCTGGACAAGAATATCTCCTTCGGATTCGAAGGAACGGTTTATACCAATGTCAATTCCTCTCTTCTGCAGAAAGGCTACAGGGGACGGACCTTCAATTTCATTGCCGGACTCGGCGGAAGGGATATTACGAAAGAGAATATCGAAGAGATGTTTTCCGCTCTTCTCGAACAGAAAGGGGAAACGGTTCAGTATTTCAATATGGGGTGCGCCTTATGATAAAAAAACTCAACGCCCGGAACATCGATGCAAAGGAATGTTTCTACGGACACAAAGCCTGCGGCGGTTGCGGCGAGAGCCTGGCTCTCAGACTGGCCCTGAAAGTACTGGGAGAGGAAGCGTACCTGTCACTCCCTGCGGGATGTATGGCCGCTGTTTCCTTTATCTATCCCAATATGGCCTTTAAGAATAATGCCGTTATTACGCCTTTCGCTTCTACAGCCGCTGTGGCGACGGGGATTGCGGCGGGCCTGGAAGCGCTCGGAAAAGAAGCGCCCCTCTCCGTGGGATTCGCCGGTGACGGTGGAACCGCCGATATAGGGATCCAGTCCCTTTCCGGAGCGATCGACAGAGGAGAAAAGTTCATCTACATCTGTACGGATAATGAAGCTTATATGAACACTGGTATCCAGAAGAGCGGTCTGACTCCCTTCGGAGCGGCGACGACAACCACTCCAGCGGGCAAGGCCATTCACGGCTGTGTTACCGAAAAGAAAAACATGTTTGAAATAGCAGCAGCCCACGGAATCACCTACGCGGCCACAGCGAGCATCGGTTACCCCGAGGATTTTCTGAATAAAGTGCAGAAGGCCAAGGAATGCGACGGCCCCGCCTATATCCACATCTACACCCCCTGCCCTACCGGCTGGGGGCACGGATCGAAGATCACCGTCGATCTGGCTAAGGAAGTTGTGGATACGGGGCTCTGGTTTCTCGCAGAATATGAAGACGGCGAATTCCGTCTTAACAGAAAACCCGGAGATTTCAAACCTGTAGCCGACCATCTGAAGAGACAGGCCCGGTTCCGCCACTTATCCGATGAAGAAATCAGTCAGATTGAAGTGATGCGCGACCGGAAATGGGAAAAAATGTTGAAAAACTGGGGTTGAACCAAGGTAATATATCAGCAGTATACTTACAATTATTTGTATACGAGATCAGGAGAACCTATTGAAACCGTCCAACACCTACATATTTGAGACTCTGAAAAAAAGAATAATCAATCTTGAAATGAAGCCCGGTGATGCGGTTCAGGAAAAAGAGCTGATTGAGGAATTCGGTGTGAGCCGGACACCCGTAAGGGAAGCCCTGATAAAACTTGGCCAGATCGGTCTGGTGGAAACACGCCCCCGTGTGGGAACTTTTGTCACTCAGATCGATCTGAAGTCAGTTCAGAACGCCTATGAGGTTAAAAAGAATCTGGAGGGACTGGCTGCGGAACTGGCTGCGCGGAGGGCAAAGGATGATCAGATAAAAGAGTTATTTGTCATCATTGAACGATTTTCCGGCTACGATATCGTCCGCGATTACAAACTCTGTATCAATGACGATCAGCGGTTCCATCAGATCGTCCGCCAGGCTTCAGGCAACGAGATGCTTATCGAAATACTCGACCAGCTGAACACCAAAACAGCGCGGTTTCTTCAGTCGATCGAGTACGTTATAGATGATTTTGACTGGTTCTACGAGACTCTGAAAAACATGGCCCACGCCATAGAAGCCAGAGACTCCGAACAGGCGAGGAAAACAACAGAAGAGCACACTCTGAAATTCGTCAATCAGATGTCGCGGCGCTTCTTCGGTTATATGATGCCCTGATGAAACGGGCAGAACTGCCATAGCGAAACGTTGAGCTATGAACCTTGAAAAGGAGGATTTAAAAATGTTTTCAAAAAGAGTGGATGGTGTCAAAGCATCGGAAATCAGGGAAATTCTTAAACTGGCCGCCAGAAATGATATAATTTCTTTCGCCGGCGGGTTACCGGCACCGGAACTGTTTCCCGTGGAAAAGATGAAAGAAGTCTCCCGATATGTACTGGACAATATGGGAGAAGAAGCCCTTCAGTACAGTCCGACAGAAGGTTATGTGCCACTTAGGGATTTTATTGCCGGAAGAATGGCCAAAACAGGATACCCGACAAACCGCGATGAAATCCTTATCATCAGCGGATCTCAGCAGGGGCTCGATTTTGCTGGAAAGATATTTCTTAATCCGGGAGACACGGTTCTCTGCGAAAGTCCGACGTATCTGGGAGCTGTAAATGCTTTCCGTGCCTATGAGGGAAATTTCCGGGAAGTGGATACAGATGATGAAGGGATGATTCCCGAAGATCTTGAAAAAGCTCTTAAAGAGACAGACAATGTCAAGTTCATATATGTTATTCCCGATTTTCAGAATCCCTCCGGGAGGACGTGGTCACTGGAACGTCGAAAAGCTCTCATAGAGTTGGCCGGCAAATACAGAATCCCCGTTGTTGAAGATAATCCCTATGGTGAACTCATCTTCGAAGGAGAAAGACAGCCCTCCATCAAGTCTCTGGATACAGAGGGTCTCGTCATGTTTCTGGGCACCTTTTCAAAGACCTTTGCACCGGGGCTCAGAATCGGGTGGATCTGCGCTTCACCGGAAATTCTCTCCAAATGCATTATGGTGAAACAGAGCTCAGATGTGCAGAGCAGCTCTATCAGCCAGAGAGAAATCGCCGTTTTCATGGAAAAATACGACTTTGAAGAACATGTGGAAACCATAAAAAAGACCTATAAGAAAAGAAGAGATCTTATGATGGAAAGCATAGAAAAATACTTTCCCGAAGAAGCGAAATGGACCTATCCTTCAGGTGGCCTGTTTACATGGGTTGTCGTTCCCGAATCGATCGATACGAAAGAGCTGATGGAGAGAACCCTGGAAGAAACGAAAGTGGCCTATGTACCGGGCGCATCTTTTTTTCCGAACGGTGGTGTACACAACACTCTGAGATTGAATTTCTCCAATATGCCGGAAGATAAAATAGTTGAAGGGATCAGGAGACTGGGCGATCTTCTGAAAAAAGAAATCGCCCTGTAACCTTTTTATGTCAGGTATTTGACTTCCCAACCGCTCTCCCGCAATTCCATGGAGAGCGGT from Spirochaeta isovalerica includes the following:
- a CDS encoding transketolase C-terminal domain-containing protein, which encodes MSEFAFLNGNEAVAWGVRLSRPHVIAAYPITPQTKAVEKLSSFVQNGEMDCKYLHVESEHSAMACSIGSSSVGARTFTATSSQGLLYMSEGLPYASGARLPIVMMNANRSIATPWNIYGDQMDAMHVINSGWVQLFVEDAQEALDMVIQSFKLAENHDILTPVMINVDGFVLTHTYEKVDIPGQELVDSFLPAIEKAPHLMNDQDPMSLCISAGNQHYMEFKIKQHRDMFKVFEQLERIDRDFEKSFGRSHGGAADGYRNEDADVILVTTGSVTGTARVVVDSLREKGIKAGLVKLRLLRPFPSDDLYELIGKASAVGILDKNISFGFEGTVYTNVNSSLLQKGYRGRTFNFIAGLGGRDITKENIEEMFSALLEQKGETVQYFNMGCAL
- a CDS encoding thiamine pyrophosphate-dependent enzyme, with the translated sequence MIKKLNARNIDAKECFYGHKACGGCGESLALRLALKVLGEEAYLSLPAGCMAAVSFIYPNMAFKNNAVITPFASTAAVATGIAAGLEALGKEAPLSVGFAGDGGTADIGIQSLSGAIDRGEKFIYICTDNEAYMNTGIQKSGLTPFGAATTTTPAGKAIHGCVTEKKNMFEIAAAHGITYAATASIGYPEDFLNKVQKAKECDGPAYIHIYTPCPTGWGHGSKITVDLAKEVVDTGLWFLAEYEDGEFRLNRKPGDFKPVADHLKRQARFRHLSDEEISQIEVMRDRKWEKMLKNWG
- a CDS encoding GntR family transcriptional regulator; this translates as MKPSNTYIFETLKKRIINLEMKPGDAVQEKELIEEFGVSRTPVREALIKLGQIGLVETRPRVGTFVTQIDLKSVQNAYEVKKNLEGLAAELAARRAKDDQIKELFVIIERFSGYDIVRDYKLCINDDQRFHQIVRQASGNEMLIEILDQLNTKTARFLQSIEYVIDDFDWFYETLKNMAHAIEARDSEQARKTTEEHTLKFVNQMSRRFFGYMMP
- a CDS encoding PLP-dependent aminotransferase family protein, with protein sequence MFSKRVDGVKASEIREILKLAARNDIISFAGGLPAPELFPVEKMKEVSRYVLDNMGEEALQYSPTEGYVPLRDFIAGRMAKTGYPTNRDEILIISGSQQGLDFAGKIFLNPGDTVLCESPTYLGAVNAFRAYEGNFREVDTDDEGMIPEDLEKALKETDNVKFIYVIPDFQNPSGRTWSLERRKALIELAGKYRIPVVEDNPYGELIFEGERQPSIKSLDTEGLVMFLGTFSKTFAPGLRIGWICASPEILSKCIMVKQSSDVQSSSISQREIAVFMEKYDFEEHVETIKKTYKKRRDLMMESIEKYFPEEAKWTYPSGGLFTWVVVPESIDTKELMERTLEETKVAYVPGASFFPNGGVHNTLRLNFSNMPEDKIVEGIRRLGDLLKKEIAL